A region of the Labeo rohita strain BAU-BD-2019 chromosome 5, IGBB_LRoh.1.0, whole genome shotgun sequence genome:
CATCTCAAGCTTCGGCATATGATTTTTGGTGCCATCCCTCATCTAATGCAACTGACAAGCATGCTGCATTCAGTAATACTAATCTTACCGTACATGATCATTTCATAGATTGTGTTAAACAGCTGCATTATTTGCTGTTATAAAACTCTTGGCTGTAAATGTTTAGATCGAAATATTTAAATCAacgtacactactgttcaaatgttttgggtcagtaggagtttttttttgtctcttatgctcaccaaagcggcatttatttgattaaaaacacagtaaaaagttatattgtaaaatagttttataattttaaaattatttattcctgtgatggcaaagctgaattttcattacttcagtcttcagtgtcacatgatcctttacaaatcagtctaatatgcagACTTGGTGCTCAAGTATCATGTCTTAatattatcattgttgaaaacagtgcgctgcttaatatttgtatttctttagtttttagcatttatgtgtatttgaatcctttccaatgatgaatgtatgattttaagatccatcttttcaccctgaggacaactgagggactcatatacaactattacagaaggttcaagcgatcactgatgctccagaaggaaaaaacgatgcattaagggccaggtgtgtaaacttttgaacagaatgaagatgtgtaaaaaatttttgcctaaatatcatatatacatattttttttcatttagtactgcccttcggaagctacagaagatatttacatgtttaccagaagacaaataagttcaatttaccctgatcttcaaattcaaaacgttctcccggctcctaatgcattgtgtttccttctgaagcatcagtgagcatttgaaacttttgtaatagttgtatatgagtcccttagttgtcctcagtgtgaaaagatggatctcaaagtcatatagtcattgttgggtTGATTTTCAAGAGTTCaaagacacaaaaatgttgaaaaaccaaagaatttgtgggatctaaAATGATTTATCtcaagaacagtgggcagtttagctgtttaggacaaacaaaggactaatgaacaactatcatttaaaaaaaaaaaacaaaaaaacaggtgtggatcattcaggtaaaaacacagtattaagaatcaaatgtatgtaaactttgaacTGTGTCAttcttataaattcaactattattttctcttgtgggctagATGTAAATGtctcaggtcagtgctaaataaaaaataatgcattttgtatgatctctcttattttagtaaaataattaacattttgcagattctgcaaggtgtatgtaaacttttgacctaaactgtatgtctttactgtcacttttgatcaatttaatgcatcctttctgaataaaagtgtttttatttttttccaaaactcTTACTggcctcaaacttttgaacagtagtgtagtaTAACAATAGTAGTTTGCAACTTGACTACCTTCAAATGGCATTTAGTTGGAAGTCTTTAGGTGATAAGAACATGTTCACCACCCTAATTTGCATTGGATACTAATGTTCTTTTTAtgtttaactgcattttgggcaTATACACTTGACTGGATCACATGCATCATGTGTTTTTATTCACTGTGAATCCTGAGGATGTAATGATGATGATCTCCACAAACTGTAGGggctgtaaaaaagaaaaaccaacACAAAAGGCAACATAACCatgtaagataaaaaaaattaataaatataaatgtaaattaaaatgtggaAGGCAGTTGAATGTGAGAATGGCTTTGAGTTTTAGCCTGCTCGATGTACTGTAGGTCTGGTCATGCTGACAGAAGCCCAAGAGAAACGGGAAGTGAAATAATGACTGCGACCATCAAAGGTCCAGAGTGAAAGAATATACTTAATGCAGAGCACACCAGAAGATTTCCTGAAACAGAGAGACAAATTATGAACAACTTGAGTAATGACTTGAGAGCAGACAGGTTGCGAAAGCATATTGATTGTGAAAGCCCACAGattttgaaagaagaaaatgtGACAAGATACCACCTTTAATTTAAACTCCAACAGGCATTGCATAACTACAAGGTAATATTTATTGTCTTTTAGCATATGTTAAAGAGGTCTTGCTGAGGCATGTTGAAACTCACTTTGGTGGAATGCCATGCTGTTCTCCTTCCAGGTGCTGCCCTGATAAACCCTGCAGGTGTAGGTGTACGCACGGTCGTCTGACATTGGCATCCAGGTGAGGCGACAAATGTTAGGTTCCACAAGGGTCACATTGGCACGGCGTCGGGTCTCGATAGGTGGGATCATGTGGACCGGGGTGTTTGGGTAGGTGGATCCCATGATTCGCCCGTCCTGTTTGAACTCGCAGAATGGCCCAGGGATCTTGTGGGTCTCTGGGAATTCACAGTCAACCCGGAGGTTCTTCTCAATGTAAGTAATGCAGGAGTACATCTGTGGCCCTCGAGGGGTGTTCCAGAACCAAGAGTTAAAATCCAGGAAGCTGGGTTTCTGGTATGGATTCGTTGCAGTGATCACACCCACCATACATAACAGGCATGCTActgggaaaaaaacacaagcactttaaaatatgacatatgatttatataatatattttaaaatgcaatttattcctgtgatcaaagctaaatttccagcatcattaatccagtcttcagtgtcgcatgatccctcagaaatcattctaatatgttgatttgctgttcaataaacatgtattattattattattattattattattattatcaatatttaaaacctttttttcagaattttttgaggaatagaaagatctaaagatcagcatttatctgaaataataagtatttgtaacattatacagtacaattcaaaagcttggagtcagaaattatagaaattaaattgatcaaaagtgatgataaaggcatttacaatgttacaaaagacttctatttcagataaatgctgttcctctcagctgttttcaacataataataaatgtttttttgagcagcaaatcagaatattagaatgatttcagaaggatcacgtgactggagtaatgatgctaaaaattcagctttgaaatcacaggaataaattacattttaaaacattaaaatagaaaacaattatttcaaaatgtgactgtttttgctgtactttggaaataaatgcaggcttggtgagcagaagaaacctctttaaaaacattaaaaatctttaaaacatgactagtagtgtatatgTAGCCTATATgtagcatttttaatatatacatggaaAAGTGTTATGAGCACTCAAAAAAAAGACTACACAGTGTAAACTATTTTTGGAGAAGCAAATGTAAGGAAGGGGAACTGGAACTGATTACTTTGGCCAGTATTTTTTCTGTACTCTCTAACCTTGGGATGTTTGGATCAGGTGTCTCTACTTCCTGCTGCACGTTGATTATTTATATGGTTGGTTGTTCACATGATATCAAAACATGCTTTAACCCTCTTGTgctgttttgtcattttgtcttgtgttgttttgtcatgtgttgttttgtcattgaCCAAAAAATGGTCAAAAAATTTACTTCATCAAAATGGTACAAAACTTGGTAAAGGCAAATGGTGTTGAAACAATGGCGGACTgcttacagctcactcagggcgggtctatgCTAAAACGCCAGTGTCTGTCAACAGATGTGGGAGGGGCCTGTGCAAAACTACGTCACTCTACGCCAAGAATCTGTGAACGGCTTAATCTGTAAAAGTGGTTATAATTTatggagattaaaaaaaaaagcactgggtggatttttatcattatagggtggatgtgtacacactgccaacacttatttcagttcaaacaacatgtaaaagtgaatttagcatccgatgacctctttaaatataaattgccttaaaat
Encoded here:
- the si:ch211-215c18.3 gene encoding uncharacterized protein si:ch211-215c18.3 isoform X1 is translated as MKSNPSVAACFVLLACLLCMVGVITATNPYQKPSFLDFNSWFWNTPRGPQMYSCITYIEKNLRVDCEFPETHKIPGPFCEFKQDGRIMGSTYPNTPVHMIPPIETRRRANVTLVEPNICRLTWMPMSDDRAYTYTCRVYQGSTWKENSMAFHQRNLLVCSALSIFFHSGPLMVAVIISLPVSLGLLSA
- the si:ch211-215c18.3 gene encoding uncharacterized protein si:ch211-215c18.3 isoform X2; this encodes MKSNPSVAACFVLSCLLCMVGVITATNPYQKPSFLDFNSWFWNTPRGPQMYSCITYIEKNLRVDCEFPETHKIPGPFCEFKQDGRIMGSTYPNTPVHMIPPIETRRRANVTLVEPNICRLTWMPMSDDRAYTYTCRVYQGSTWKENSMAFHQRNLLVCSALSIFFHSGPLMVAVIISLPVSLGLLSA